GGATTCTATCAGAACTTGTTCATTCTGCCAAACGACAAAGAAAGCAGGATATTCTTCCCCTAGTGAGATTTACGGTGAATTCAATTGATGGGTACAAACTTAAGCTTATTGAACCCGTTGATTTCGTTTCAGAGTCAAATAGCGATGCAGTAAGAACACAGCTGCCTATTATTCTTTCATGGGCTTTATCTATCCACAAGTCTCAGGGACAAACATTGAACCGAGTGAAAGTCGATCTTACAAAGATTTTCGAAAAGGGACAGGTTTATGTTGCATTGAGTAGATGCGTTAGTAGCGATGGCCTTGAAATAGTGAActttgatgaaaataaggTGACGGTTAGGAAGGATGTTGTGAGGTTCTAtgccaagttgaagaagaggtcAAGTAAGGGACGAGTGAGTAAAGAGATAGGCATTTAATGGGTAATTAATAGATATAACTTTGAGTGGTGTAAAGATGCATGATGCGAGATAAGTAGATGATACTATATAGATACCTGTTCTCTGCTTCACAATTGAGACTATTATGTGGATAATAGAGTATCCAATTAGTGATGAACCTCATAGTGAACAGAGAGGACATCTTTTAGAAGAATCCAAACGATATATCATAGGAAGATCACCACGGAGCGACTTTCACAccgagaagaagaagatttcaAAGGTTCAATTCGTGGtaagcttcaagaatcaTGATCTCGTCGTTGATAATAAAGGGAAGGGCAAATTCGATGTCAATGGAGATTATCTTCCGAATGGGAAGTGTTATGGGTTTAGTAAACGTGATAAAGAGGTTAAAGATCTTCATTTCTCGTTTCAATCAGAGCCACTGGAGTTCAGAATTAGGTACAAGCGATTTGTACTGAATGATAGAGCCACAGTGGAGGAATTGAACTCGAAGGGTGTGAATGCTGAATTCTCATTGGATGCAGATCAAGTTTCTCATTATTTGATTGGATCTGATGATACTATGGACACCATTATGGGAATCTTTAGACGGAACAGGCATCTTAAGCTTATGACTCGAGAGTTTGTGGAGTCGATATTAATTCATGTGGCAGATTTAAAGGATgactttgaaagaaactGGCCTGAACAGCGAGATATGATAGTCTTTGTGGTCGATGATAATGATTATGAACGAATGAAAGATATCTTTGCGGAAGAGAGCAGTGTTAAAATAAGGAGAGTGAAAGATCCAGGTGAATTAGCCAGTAATACAGCTGTATGGAAAGGAACAGGGAGAGGATTTGGAACATTTGAAGGGTTGAATGTTTCTGAAATGACACTAATTTATGATATATTGAGGAAAGAAGCGGAACCCCCCAGAAAGCAAACGAGAAGAACTATCAGAAGGCCTATTAGAAGGCCTAATGCTATTTCTGGACTACAAACTATGATGAATTTTGATATTGGTGATGACTTTAAGGTGATAAAGTTAGAAGACAGTGCTAAATCACTGGATACCACACTTCAAGTGGTTGGAGATAGTCAATCagaggtggaagaagatgaaatcaGGACCAACGAGGAGGATATTCCAACACCTCGGAAAACTCAATTCATGAAGGTTGATATGAcagatattgaaaaagtaCAGGACAAATCTGAATTAACTACAGATTCCAGATCTTCAGAGTTAATAAAGCTTGAAGCAGAGACATCAGATAGTCTCGTCAAAGCGTTTCAAGGAGTAAAGAAGGCCAAACAGATCGATGctcaacaagaaaagagtCTCATAGAATCCATGGATAAAGCAGGAACACCGGGAGTTAAAGTAGTGAAATTCAAAGTGagtgaagatgagataCAGAGAGGATATAAAGTGTATCAGCCAGCTTCATATGGTGTCTTTTCTAATCCCGAATGGACCAACAGAAAGGAATATTCGAGGTTTAAAAAGACGGCATTTCCAGATGGAAATCCTATTACTGATAGTACTGTTAAGGGAAttaagatgaagatggcagAGTACAAATCAAACTGTATatatggagaagatggtAAGATGAGCAAGGCGGAAAAGGAGCTTCTAGATTTCAATTCTGGCTTGGAAGACTTGGATAACGAATTTGAAGTGGCTAACAAGAAGAGGTCAGGGGATGTTCTTGGAAGTaggaagaagttcaagacAAACACCGCACTATTTGTTGATAGCGATagcattgaagatgatttcgAGCCGTCATTTCGCAGAAAGCTGCAAGTTgtggaagaagacgatgTTCCTACATTtagaaaaaggagaaggtgaaagagaaCATGTACTTATCTCTTCCTCTGGTTCTTCCATTTGAATGTTGTCACTCCCTCCTTGGtctctatcttctttctgttaCCGCCTTTCATGAGTTCTTTCTGGAACTCTAGTCTTGAGTTCAAATGtctcaacttcttctgtctctgTATTCTCTGCTGTAAActattcaacttcttgatcttgttaAGATCTCTTTCCTCCTTGGAATAACCTTCAGCATCTCCTGATTCACCCACAATCGGAGAATCATCCACTATTCCATCCACTGTTCCACCCACTGTTCCACCCACTGTCTCATCCACTCTTCCATTCAATTGACGAACTCGAAGCCTGTTCTCTCGCTTATATAATAGAGATGGATCGGTGTCGAAGTACTTGACAGCATCGAAATCATCCATCTCTTGTCTGGATTCAACAAACACCGTATGCTGTCCAGCACTTTTGAACGTGCTGCTATCATTCAACTCTTTGGCAATCtttttggcttctcttTGCGCCATAGTATTAAGGTATCCAGTGTCCTGTGTCTTCAATAAAAGTATCTCATCGTTGGAAAGTATCTCAGTATCTTTCTCACTGATTAGAATTCCTCGACTAtctgttttctttgttGTCATGGCATGATAATATTCATCCTCGTTGTAATTCTTCgctttctgcttcaataTCTTAAGCTGTGCTTGCTTCTTATGATAATCCTGTGCTCTGAGTCTGtaatcctttttcttttcaagaaatcCCAACcgctttcttttttgaggTTGGGCTCTTTCTCTATGCTGttttttttgaatatcGTGAACAAATCCCGCCATTTTTCTCTATAAACACTCTCCCTTTAAAGGATTAAACTAGGTGAAGAcaattttcatcatcaatttttttattttcttcaatttttcaattttttattttcatcttttcacTAGCCACACTTATCTTATCACCAAAATACTCAGCCTCAAATGAATGACTACACAGACTTTACACCCTTGATGCTTGTTGCTTCCTCAATCCACTGCAATGAttatggatgatgaaatcaCAAGAGTGAACCAAATGGGAGTCAAGTTTGATCCCGatcttcttgtttctcTTATGATGTCTCTCACAGCGAAACGTCATATTGCAATTACCACACTCAATCCTCAGGCTACAACCAATGAAGTGAGCCAACTTTTATCCATATATTACCGTTTCCAGGACCCCAAACAGATACAAAAGTTCAATTTCACACAGAATTCTCTCATAGATAAAGATTTCCCTTCTACtatatcatcttctctcaAAATCTTACTTATAATAGGCATCGAATCTACATCCAGACTATTCCAGCAACAGTTGCACTCGATAATCAAGTCAAATAACCCTGAAACAGACCTTGTGGCTTTATTTATCGTCCAATCAATGCCTCCCACTATTGATCGTTTACTTCTGAACGATATCTGGCTTGATCAACCCCATGCTCCCTCAAAGTTACAGTCAGATTTAGACGTTCCTGCACTTTTGGAAACCACCCTTGACGTCGTCGAGAAGATCGCTACGTTGCGAAGCAGAGCTGCCAAAGTGTCAATTATCAGAGAAATAAGAACCTATATATACGATATCGTGATCTTTGCAAGAAATCATCGTTTCGTCGTCGGTGGAATCCCAACGtttgttcttgaagatttcaTTCAATTCGTTCAGGTATATGCCACCATTAATGGCTATGACTACGTCATCCCTGAAATGGTGAAACTCGCCGCCTACAAGTTGTTACCCTTACGAATAAAAATGCTTAAAGATCCGTACAACGAGCCTTCCATGTTCTATGGAAGCGATCCAGAACTTGTTAAACAAATTGTGGATAAAATGGATACCAGAATTATCGTTGAAGATATTCTAAACAGAGTGCAGCCACCTGTATAATCAGCTTACTTAGTATTCAACTTTCCAGAATTTCACACATGCATCCGCTCCAACGCTGACTGCCTCCGTTTCGTTGATCCATTCAACACTACTAACACCTTCCTTATGTGTGTTGTGAAGCTTGATATTTCTTGCGGGCTTCTCCACGGAATAGATAATCAAGTCCGTGTCCAAAGAACCAGCTATAACGTGATCGCAATCCTTATTCCACGAGATAGAATTTACCCTTGAAGTATGGAATGACCATCTGGATGTCACCAACGATCCAGCTTCCAAATCGTAACAGACAATCCTACCGGTTGAATCTCCCACGGCCAAGTATTTCTCATTGGCAGAGATTCGAGCGAATGAAGGCTTGGCCCTCATGATGGGGAAcgatttttcattctttggCTCCAATTCTTTGGTGTAAACATGAATTCGGAACGTACGAGAATCCGCAAGAATGAGATAGTGCTCGGAAACCTCCACACAGCTTGGAACATAGTCCAATTTACTGCCTTTAATTAAATCTCCCTGAGTATTGAAGATATTAACACAGCTCTCCGTGATCACTGCAAACTCGTCGCCATAACTGGCTACCTGAATCGGCTGTTCGTCTAACGATTTGATGGTGACAGCCTCTCCAGCCttaattttctttatcttgTCGTCCCAACCAATAGAAACCAATTCTGTGCTCGATCCTAATGATTTAATGCCGGCAACTAAATTGGTATGAGGGTCCCCCTTGATAACACTACCCTTTTTGGTGTCCAGATCCCACGAGATGATTCTACCGTCGTAGCTACCAGTGTATAAGCTTTTGTCTGCAGTAACAGCCAAGGCAGTAATAGACTTCTGATGTCCATAGACCACATTGACAGCGTCTTCATGAGTCTCATCAAAGTAGTAGAGGTCACCAGAAAGTGCTAATGCAATTACATAATCCTTGGTTCTGGTAACTCCAAGGATCTGGTTCTCAACCAATTTTTGACCCACTTTCCATGTATTGACAAGCTCTCCATCGACAGACCACCGCTTCACAGTGGCATCAGAAGAACAAGTAACAAAAGACTTATTGTCATACCAATCGACTCCAAATATGCCACCGTCGTgagcattttcaaagactcTCTTAAACTCACAGGTCTTTCCATCGTATAAAACAATGGATCTATCAGCAGAGACACTGACAATATATTCACCATCACCA
This region of Brettanomyces nanus chromosome 2, complete sequence genomic DNA includes:
- a CDS encoding uncharacterized protein (EggNog:ENOG41), which encodes MPPTIDRLLLNDIWLDQPHAPSKLQSDLDVPALLETTLDVVEKIATLRSRAAKVSIIREIRTYIYDIVIFARNHRFVVGGIPTFVLEDFIQFVQVYATINGYDYVIPEMVKLAAYKLLPLRIKMLKDPYNEPSMFYGSDPELVKQIVDKMDTRIIVEDILNRVQPPV
- a CDS encoding uncharacterized protein (BUSCO:EOG09340UVV~EggNog:ENOG41); translation: MSISRTLTIPANPSTSRGIPVHLTYDAKSDRIAYASGKCIYLRSVKEPSSCIQYPGHNYTTTVATFAPSGFYVASGDESGNVRVWDCASDDLILKGEYQILSGRINDIAWDADSKRIVAVGDGKERYGHCFTYDSGNTVGEISGHTAQVNAVAIRPCRPYKAATVSDDGGLVFLQGPPFKFSLSVRDRHKNFVRDVKFSGDGEYIVSVSADRSIVLYDGKTCEFKRVFENAHDGGIFGVDWYDNKSFVTCSSDATVKRWSVDGELVNTWKVGQKLVENQILGVTRTKDYVIALALSGDLYYFDETHEDAVNVVYGHQKSITALAVTADKSLYTGSYDGRIISWDLDTKKGSVIKGDPHTNLVAGIKSLGSSTELVSIGWDDKIKKIKAGEAVTIKSLDEQPIQVASYGDEFAVITESCVNIFNTQGDLIKGSKLDYVPSCVEVSEHYLILADSRTFRIHVYTKELEPKNEKSFPIMRAKPSFARISANEKYLAVGDSTGRIVCYDLEAGSLVTSRWSFHTSRVNSISWNKDCDHVIAGSLDTDLIIYSVEKPARNIKLHNTHKEGVSSVEWINETEAVSVGADACVKFWKVEY
- a CDS encoding uncharacterized protein (BUSCO:EOG09344DAY), whose translation is MAGFVHDIQKKQHRERAQPQKRKRLGFLEKKKDYRLRAQDYHKKQAQLKILKQKAKNYNEDEYYHAMTTKKTDSRGILISEKDTEILSNDEILLLKTQDTGYLNTMAQREAKKIAKELNDSSTFKSAGQHTVFVESRQEMDDFDAVKYFDTDPSLLYKRENRLRVRQLNGRVDETVGGTVGGTVDGIVDDSPIVGESGDAEGYSKEERDLNKIKKLNSLQQRIQRQKKLRHLNSRLEFQKELMKGGNRKKIETKEGVTTFKWKNQRKR